The following are encoded in a window of Sphaerisporangium siamense genomic DNA:
- a CDS encoding UDP-glucuronic acid decarboxylase family protein: protein MTARRVVVTGGAGFLGSHLCERLLAGGASVICMDNFLTGAPANVEHLMGRPRFRLVECDLTGFVHVPGEVDLVLHFASAASPADYLRHPIATLKVGSLGTLHALGLAREKGARFVLASTSEVYGDPLEHPQRETYWGNVNPVGPRSVYDEAKRFSESLTTAYRDSHGVDTGIVRIFNTYGPRMRPFDGRAIPTFIRQALGGEPITVTGDGSQTRSICYVDDTVEGILALADADFEGPVNIGNPSELSMLRLATTIRDLAGSSSPIRFVARPVDDPAVRRPDTSLAARRLAWRARVDVDSGLRRTIAWFRRELLEKTRPAS from the coding sequence GTGACCGCGCGCCGGGTGGTCGTGACCGGGGGCGCCGGCTTCCTCGGCTCGCACCTGTGCGAACGCCTGCTGGCCGGCGGCGCGAGCGTCATCTGCATGGACAACTTCCTGACCGGCGCGCCCGCCAACGTGGAGCATCTCATGGGACGGCCCCGGTTCCGCCTGGTCGAGTGTGACCTGACCGGGTTCGTCCACGTGCCCGGCGAGGTGGACCTGGTGCTGCACTTCGCCTCGGCCGCCTCCCCCGCCGACTACCTGCGCCATCCGATCGCCACGCTCAAGGTGGGCAGCCTCGGCACCCTGCACGCCCTCGGCCTCGCCCGCGAGAAGGGGGCCCGGTTCGTGCTGGCCTCCACGAGCGAGGTGTACGGCGACCCGCTGGAGCACCCGCAGCGGGAGACGTACTGGGGCAACGTCAACCCGGTCGGGCCGCGCAGCGTGTACGACGAGGCCAAACGGTTCTCCGAGTCGCTGACCACGGCCTACCGCGACTCCCACGGCGTCGACACGGGCATCGTGCGCATCTTCAACACCTACGGCCCGCGCATGCGGCCCTTCGACGGCCGGGCCATCCCGACGTTCATCCGCCAGGCGCTCGGCGGCGAGCCGATCACCGTCACCGGGGACGGCTCGCAGACCCGGTCCATCTGCTACGTCGACGACACGGTGGAGGGGATTCTCGCCCTGGCCGACGCGGACTTCGAGGGGCCCGTCAACATCGGCAACCCGTCGGAGCTGTCGATGCTGCGGCTGGCCACGACGATCCGCGACCTCGCCGGCTCGTCCTCGCCGATCCGGTTCGTGGCCCGCCCGGTGGACGACCCGGCGGTGCGCCGCCCCGACACCTCGCTGGCCGCCCGGCGGCTCGCGTGGCGGGCCCGCGTGGACGTGGACTCGGGCCTGCGCCGCACGATCGCCTGGTTCCGCCGTGAGCTGCTGGAGAAGACCCGTCCGGCGTCCTGA
- a CDS encoding NUDIX domain-containing protein produces MATFSSHEFYARINKTLAGAGALITDPARRVLLVKPNYRDHWLWPGGHVDEDETPDQACAREITEELGLFLPVGRLLGVHWVPPFGDRPIPLIHFLFDCGTLPDGTGIVLQEEELDAHGFFDLREATRLMPAYLVRRLHAALDARDDGTTFYLTGGSPAMAR; encoded by the coding sequence ATGGCTACTTTCTCGTCCCATGAGTTCTACGCCCGGATCAACAAGACGCTGGCCGGCGCGGGCGCGCTGATCACCGATCCGGCGCGCCGGGTGCTGCTGGTCAAGCCCAACTACCGCGATCACTGGCTCTGGCCTGGCGGTCACGTGGACGAGGACGAGACGCCCGACCAGGCATGCGCCCGCGAGATCACCGAGGAACTGGGGCTCTTCCTGCCGGTGGGGCGCCTGCTCGGCGTCCATTGGGTCCCCCCCTTCGGCGACCGCCCGATTCCCTTGATCCACTTCCTGTTCGACTGCGGCACGCTGCCGGACGGCACGGGCATCGTCCTGCAGGAGGAGGAACTGGACGCGCACGGGTTCTTCGACCTCCGGGAGGCCACCCGCCTGATGCCCGCCTACTTGGTGAGGAGGCTGCACGCCGCCCTCGACGCCCGCGACGACGGCACCACTTTCTACCTCACGGGAGGTTCCCCGGCGATGGCACGCTGA
- a CDS encoding MBL fold metallo-hydrolase, translating into MSYAPRTFAGIEVTPLRDAVGPMGQSIRRPLPELFTGASPDDWAGTPAEWVLHFRCYLLRDAFGRVVLVDTGIGGTDSPASSWAPVPGGLAGELAAAGVAPGDVGTVVLTHLHSDHASGAVTEGVPAFPNARHVIQRAEVDWIEGAGPNPILERVLRPLTGLIDAVDGAAVVVPGVRVAHTPGHTPGHQVVQVGSLTLTGDVVLHPVQLANPAVRYAYDEDAERAAASRQDLLRRVRAEGGLLGTGHFPEPFTDLT; encoded by the coding sequence ATGTCGTACGCGCCCAGGACGTTCGCCGGAATCGAGGTGACGCCGCTGCGCGACGCGGTGGGCCCCATGGGCCAGTCGATCAGGCGTCCGCTCCCCGAGCTCTTCACCGGCGCCTCGCCGGACGACTGGGCGGGCACGCCGGCCGAGTGGGTCCTCCACTTCCGCTGCTACCTGCTGCGCGACGCCTTCGGCCGCGTGGTCCTGGTGGACACCGGCATCGGCGGCACGGACTCGCCGGCGTCGAGCTGGGCGCCGGTGCCCGGGGGCCTGGCCGGCGAGCTGGCCGCCGCGGGCGTCGCGCCCGGGGACGTCGGCACCGTCGTGCTGACCCACCTGCACAGCGACCACGCGAGCGGCGCCGTCACCGAGGGCGTCCCCGCCTTCCCGAACGCGCGGCACGTCATCCAGCGCGCCGAGGTCGACTGGATCGAGGGGGCGGGGCCGAACCCGATCCTGGAACGCGTGCTGCGCCCGCTGACGGGCCTCATCGACGCCGTGGACGGCGCCGCCGTGGTCGTCCCGGGCGTCCGCGTCGCGCACACGCCCGGCCACACCCCCGGCCACCAGGTCGTGCAGGTCGGCTCCCTGACCCTGACCGGGGACGTCGTCCTGCACCCCGTGCAGCTCGCCAACCCCGCGGTCCGGTACGCCTACGACGAGGACGCCGAGCGGGCCGCGGCGAGCAGGCAGGACCTTCTGCGGCGCGTCCGCGCCGAGGGCGGCCTGCTCGGCACCGGCCACTTCCCCGAGCCTTTCACCGACCTGACGTAG
- a CDS encoding MMPL family transporter — protein MRRRRNLAASIGGWSARHRWAAIMIWVAFVAVATFAGNAVGTAKMKGYESQNGDSRKAGQILDGANFENVASEVVLVQAKDGGPTVQDQRFRDAVAKVKEAITATGQVENVRTPYDKEPSPVTEDRRTTLVQFDMKGDGKDADKRVQPVLDAVAGVQKSFPDLRVEQAGGASAGKMIGEAIDKDFVRAEQLSLPITFGILLAAFGALLAALVPLALAMTAIVGATGLLALTSHLLHVDDATPNLMLLIGLAVGVDYSLFYIRREREERAKGRDKRRAIEIAAATSGRAVLISGITVMVAMAGMFLTGNGIFMGFAEGTILVVLVAMIGSLTVLPALLSLIGDKIDARLIHGTVRVLTRGRVTWSRKLGGRSVEGGRVWNALLTPVLRHPLVSALVAGGLLVALAAPAFTLRTGPQGFDDLQGDYAIAETFKRIDTAFPGGNAPAVVVLKAPDVTAPAVTSAIERFKQQAFATGQANEPFGVDVNPDKTVARISIGLKGEKEVAEQAVRTLREKVIPATLTGAGEAHVTGETAGSMDFNEQLGRSIPLVFGFVLLLAFILLLTSFRSLVVAVKAIVLNLLSVAAAYGVLVLVFQRGYGEGLLGFTSTGFITDWVPLFLFVILFGLSMDYHVFILSRVREAYDRGMRTEDAVAFGIRTTAGVVTSAALIMVAVFATFATLSLLTFMEMGVGLAAAILIDATIVRAVLLPATMKLLGDWNWYLPRWLNWLPQLSHGDEDDDPSPQPRHRIPAGV, from the coding sequence ATGAGACGCCGGAGGAATCTGGCCGCCTCGATCGGCGGGTGGAGCGCCCGCCACCGCTGGGCGGCGATCATGATCTGGGTCGCCTTCGTGGCGGTGGCGACGTTCGCGGGCAACGCCGTCGGGACCGCGAAGATGAAGGGCTACGAGAGCCAGAACGGCGACTCCCGCAAGGCCGGGCAGATCCTCGACGGCGCGAACTTCGAGAACGTCGCCAGTGAAGTGGTCCTGGTCCAGGCCAAGGACGGCGGGCCGACCGTACAGGACCAGCGGTTCCGCGACGCGGTGGCCAAGGTCAAGGAGGCGATCACCGCCACCGGCCAGGTCGAGAACGTCCGCACCCCGTACGACAAGGAACCCTCGCCGGTGACCGAGGACCGGCGCACGACGCTGGTCCAGTTCGACATGAAGGGCGACGGCAAGGACGCCGACAAGCGGGTGCAGCCCGTCCTCGACGCGGTCGCCGGGGTCCAGAAGAGCTTCCCCGACCTGCGCGTGGAGCAGGCGGGCGGCGCGAGCGCGGGCAAGATGATCGGCGAGGCGATCGACAAGGACTTCGTCCGCGCCGAGCAGCTCTCGCTGCCGATCACGTTCGGCATCCTGCTCGCCGCCTTCGGCGCACTGCTGGCCGCGCTGGTGCCCCTGGCGCTGGCCATGACCGCCATCGTCGGCGCCACCGGCCTGCTGGCGCTGACCAGCCACCTGCTGCACGTGGACGACGCGACGCCGAACCTCATGCTGCTCATCGGCCTGGCCGTCGGTGTGGACTACTCGCTGTTCTACATCCGCAGGGAGCGCGAGGAGCGGGCCAAGGGCCGCGACAAGCGGCGCGCCATCGAGATCGCGGCGGCCACCTCCGGACGTGCCGTGCTCATCTCCGGCATCACCGTCATGGTCGCCATGGCGGGCATGTTCCTCACCGGCAACGGCATCTTCATGGGCTTCGCCGAGGGCACGATCCTGGTCGTCCTCGTCGCCATGATCGGCTCGCTCACCGTACTTCCCGCGCTGCTCTCACTGATCGGCGACAAGATCGACGCGCGGCTGATCCACGGCACCGTGCGGGTGCTCACCCGTGGCCGTGTCACCTGGTCCCGCAAGCTCGGCGGCCGGAGCGTCGAAGGCGGGCGGGTCTGGAACGCCCTCCTCACCCCGGTCCTGCGCCACCCGCTCGTGTCCGCGCTCGTCGCCGGCGGCCTGCTGGTCGCCCTGGCCGCGCCCGCCTTCACGCTGCGCACCGGCCCGCAGGGCTTCGACGACCTGCAGGGCGACTACGCCATCGCCGAGACGTTCAAGCGCATCGACACGGCGTTCCCCGGCGGCAACGCGCCCGCCGTGGTCGTGCTCAAGGCGCCCGACGTCACCGCCCCGGCCGTCACCTCGGCCATCGAACGCTTCAAGCAGCAGGCGTTCGCGACCGGCCAGGCCAACGAACCGTTCGGCGTCGACGTCAACCCGGACAAGACGGTCGCCCGCATCTCCATCGGCCTCAAGGGCGAGAAGGAGGTCGCCGAGCAGGCCGTGCGCACGCTGCGCGAGAAGGTGATCCCCGCGACGCTGACCGGGGCCGGGGAGGCGCACGTCACCGGCGAGACCGCCGGGTCGATGGACTTCAACGAGCAGCTCGGCCGCTCGATCCCGCTGGTGTTCGGGTTCGTCCTGCTGCTGGCGTTCATCCTCCTGCTGACCTCGTTCCGCTCCCTGGTGGTCGCGGTCAAGGCGATCGTGCTGAACCTGCTGTCGGTCGCCGCCGCCTACGGCGTGCTCGTGCTGGTCTTCCAGCGCGGCTACGGCGAGGGGCTGCTGGGCTTCACCTCGACCGGGTTCATCACCGACTGGGTGCCGCTGTTCCTGTTCGTCATCCTCTTCGGCCTGTCGATGGACTACCACGTGTTCATCCTCAGCCGCGTCCGCGAGGCGTACGACCGGGGCATGCGCACCGAGGACGCCGTCGCCTTCGGCATCAGGACGACGGCCGGCGTGGTGACCAGCGCGGCGCTCATCATGGTCGCGGTCTTCGCCACCTTCGCCACGCTGTCGCTGCTGACCTTCATGGAGATGGGCGTCGGCCTGGCCGCCGCGATCCTGATCGACGCGACGATCGTCAGGGCGGTGCTGCTCCCGGCCACGATGAAGCTGCTCGGCGACTGGAACTGGTACCTGCCGCGCTGGCTGAACTGGCTGCCGCAGCTCTCGCACGGCGACGAGGACGACGACCCCAGCCCGCAGCCCCGCCACCGGATCCCCGCGGGCGTCTGA
- a CDS encoding glycosyltransferase family 9 protein — MAVNDRPPDTPASRRSAAGPVGEAQTDRRAYGRRPAPRRIVPREPAPERRVLTGRRLPGGRAGAPVLLALRGLGFGDLLTAVPALRALRSAYPGHRLVLAAPAALSGLVSLISAVDAQLDVSGPGPVPLERPDIAVNLHGSGPESIVALSRIRPGRLLSHAHPEFPGLDGPMWDPKAHEVHRWCDLLAWYGVPADPADLLLPATAVTPVTPGDVVVHPGAASRARCWPVERFAEVAAALAERGHRVVITGNAAERSLAFRVGTLAGLPVESVLAGRTDLRDLAGLVAGARLVICGDTGVAHLATACATPSVVLFGPVSPDQWGPPPDPRHIALWTGRSGDPHGNRPDPGLLEIGTEVVLDAAANLLQAEAVR, encoded by the coding sequence ATGGCCGTGAACGACCGCCCCCCGGACACCCCCGCCTCGCGCCGCTCCGCCGCCGGGCCGGTCGGCGAGGCGCAGACGGACCGGCGGGCGTACGGCAGGCGTCCCGCGCCGCGGCGCATCGTCCCGCGCGAGCCCGCGCCCGAGCGCCGCGTGCTCACCGGCCGCCGCCTCCCGGGCGGGCGGGCCGGGGCGCCGGTGCTGCTGGCGCTGCGCGGGCTCGGTTTCGGCGACCTGCTCACGGCGGTGCCGGCGCTGCGGGCGCTGCGGAGCGCCTACCCGGGCCACCGCCTGGTGCTGGCCGCGCCCGCCGCGCTGTCCGGCCTCGTCTCGCTGATCTCCGCGGTGGACGCGCAGCTCGACGTGTCCGGGCCGGGGCCCGTGCCGCTCGAACGCCCCGACATCGCGGTCAACCTGCACGGCAGCGGCCCGGAGAGCATCGTGGCGCTGTCGCGGATCCGCCCCGGGCGGCTGCTCAGCCACGCCCACCCGGAGTTCCCCGGGCTCGACGGCCCGATGTGGGACCCCAAGGCGCACGAGGTGCACCGCTGGTGCGACCTGCTGGCGTGGTACGGCGTCCCCGCCGACCCGGCCGACCTGCTGCTGCCCGCCACGGCCGTCACGCCCGTCACGCCCGGCGACGTCGTGGTCCACCCGGGCGCGGCCTCACGGGCCCGGTGCTGGCCGGTGGAGCGGTTCGCCGAGGTGGCCGCCGCGCTGGCCGAGCGGGGCCACCGCGTCGTGATCACCGGCAACGCCGCCGAGCGGTCGCTGGCGTTCCGGGTGGGCACGCTGGCCGGGCTGCCCGTGGAGTCGGTGCTGGCCGGGCGCACGGACCTGCGCGACCTCGCCGGGCTGGTCGCCGGGGCGCGCCTGGTGATCTGCGGGGACACCGGCGTCGCCCACCTCGCCACCGCCTGCGCCACCCCGTCGGTCGTGCTGTTCGGCCCGGTGTCGCCCGACCAGTGGGGGCCCCCGCCCGACCCCCGCCACATCGCCCTGTGGACGGGCCGTTCGGGCGACCCGCACGGCAACCGGCCCGACCCCGGGCTGCTGGAGATCGGCACCGAGGTCGTGCTGGACGCCGCGGCGAACCTGCTGCAGGCGGAGGCCGTCCGGTGA
- a CDS encoding prolyl oligopeptidase family serine peptidase gives MTSDPGRRPARRKAWAAAAAVLVLLAGAAGFGAWYGSDQAIGVVRHGSGNTRVLAVQGDLVTLERSARTGKPGTYWLEWSGASSMLGDVVSRTKGGVTRRLLRGQTPSVGTSGYFGNVPAGDPKIAWGIGHSEIMVPTELGPAPAWYVPGEGPVWVVAVHGQNGHRKAELKILPVVHELRLPFLDISYRNDEGAPPSPDGLLHLGDSEWRDLEAALRQAQKMGAKRFVLYGTSMGGQIIGQFLARSPLAAATDRVIMDAPMLDVGITGEQGARNHHLPGFAGTLANKVVEWRTGVDVDRLSLIRHPPKIRPPLLLLHTVPDEEHPIEESRAFVAAAERLGWKVRFEEFAQGEHTEAWNVDRVRYEGLVRGFLSRPWPEAMPPSDRRTARPTSGR, from the coding sequence ATGACATCAGATCCCGGCCGGCGACCCGCCCGGCGGAAGGCGTGGGCCGCCGCCGCCGCGGTCCTCGTCCTCCTCGCCGGGGCGGCGGGGTTCGGCGCCTGGTACGGCAGCGATCAGGCGATCGGTGTCGTGCGCCACGGATCGGGTAACACGCGGGTGCTGGCCGTACAGGGCGACCTGGTGACGTTGGAGCGGTCGGCGCGGACCGGCAAGCCGGGCACGTACTGGCTGGAGTGGAGCGGCGCCTCCTCGATGCTCGGCGACGTCGTGTCCCGGACGAAGGGCGGCGTGACGCGCAGGCTCCTGCGCGGTCAGACCCCCTCCGTGGGCACCTCCGGCTACTTCGGCAACGTTCCCGCCGGCGATCCCAAGATCGCCTGGGGCATCGGCCACTCCGAGATCATGGTGCCCACGGAGCTCGGGCCCGCCCCCGCCTGGTACGTGCCCGGCGAGGGCCCGGTCTGGGTCGTCGCCGTCCACGGGCAGAACGGGCACCGCAAGGCGGAGCTCAAGATCCTTCCGGTCGTCCACGAGCTGAGGCTGCCGTTCCTGGACATCTCCTACCGCAACGACGAAGGGGCGCCGCCCTCGCCCGACGGGCTGCTACATCTGGGCGACTCGGAATGGCGCGACCTGGAGGCCGCCCTCCGCCAGGCGCAGAAGATGGGAGCGAAGAGGTTCGTCCTGTACGGCACGTCCATGGGCGGCCAGATCATCGGGCAGTTCCTCGCCAGGTCGCCGCTCGCCGCCGCGACCGACCGGGTCATCATGGACGCGCCCATGCTCGACGTGGGCATCACCGGGGAACAGGGCGCCAGGAACCACCACCTGCCCGGCTTCGCCGGGACGCTGGCGAACAAGGTCGTCGAATGGCGTACCGGGGTCGACGTGGACCGCCTGAGCCTGATCCGGCACCCACCGAAGATCAGGCCGCCCCTGCTCCTCCTCCACACCGTCCCCGACGAGGAGCATCCGATCGAGGAGTCGCGCGCCTTCGTGGCCGCCGCTGAACGCCTGGGGTGGAAGGTCCGGTTCGAGGAGTTCGCACAGGGCGAGCACACGGAGGCGTGGAACGTGGACCGGGTCCGCTACGAGGGTCTCGTGCGCGGCTTCCTCTCCCGGCCCTGGCCGGAGGCCATGCCACCGTCCGACCGGAGAACCGCGCGGCCTACGTCAGGTCGGTGA
- a CDS encoding TetR/AcrR family transcriptional regulator: protein MPQRPTASGARTRQRILDAAEQLMRTAGVARATTKEIARAAGISEAALYRHFSGKEEMFVKVLEERLPGLGTLIGNLAQDPGERTTEECLAEIARTATLFYEASTPIAASLFAEPALLERHREGLRKLGAGPHRPLDALAGYLRSLRDAGRVRRDADPDAAAALLLGACYQRAQLTLFAREEEPPASLDDFATSLARTLLDGIR from the coding sequence ATGCCCCAGCGGCCCACGGCCTCAGGCGCGCGCACGCGCCAGCGCATCCTCGACGCCGCGGAGCAGCTCATGCGCACGGCCGGCGTCGCCCGCGCGACCACCAAAGAGATCGCGCGCGCCGCCGGCATCAGCGAGGCGGCGCTGTACCGGCACTTCTCCGGCAAGGAGGAGATGTTCGTCAAGGTGCTCGAAGAGCGGCTCCCCGGTCTCGGCACGCTGATCGGGAACCTCGCCCAGGATCCGGGCGAGCGCACGACCGAGGAGTGCCTGGCCGAGATCGCCCGCACGGCCACCCTGTTCTACGAGGCCAGCACGCCGATCGCCGCGTCGCTGTTCGCCGAGCCCGCGCTGCTGGAACGCCACCGCGAGGGCCTGCGCAAGCTCGGCGCGGGCCCGCACCGGCCGCTGGACGCGCTCGCCGGCTACCTGCGCTCGCTGCGCGACGCCGGCCGCGTCCGCCGGGACGCCGACCCCGACGCGGCGGCGGCCCTGCTGCTCGGCGCCTGCTACCAGCGCGCCCAGCTCACCCTGTTCGCCCGCGAGGAGGAGCCGCCGGCCTCGCTCGACGACTTCGCGACGTCCCTGGCCCGCACCCTCCTCGACGGCATCCGCTGA
- a CDS encoding thiolase family protein, giving the protein MFVDGVRTPFGRSGPKGLYAETRADDLVVRVIRELMRRNPGLPPERVDEVAIAATTQIGDQGLTIGRSAAVLAGLPKTVPGYAVDRMCAGAMTAVTNVAGGIAFGAYDVAIAGGVEHMGRHPMGEGVDPNPRFLSESLVDGSALIMGMTAENLHDRYPEITRRRADAYAVASQEKVAKAYADGRIQQDLVPTAARKAAEGWGLATEDEPPRPGTTMEGLAGLKTPFRAHGRVTAGNAAGLNDGATGCVVAAADVTAELGLTAKMRLVSYAFAGVDPEVMGVGPIPSTERALRLAGLGIGDIGLIEINEAFAVQVLAFLGHFGIADDDPRVNPYGGAIAFGHPLASSGVRLMTQLARQFGERPDVRYGITTMCVGMGMGGTVIWENPAWEGAK; this is encoded by the coding sequence GTGTTCGTCGACGGCGTGCGCACGCCTTTCGGCAGGTCGGGCCCGAAAGGCCTGTACGCCGAGACGCGTGCCGATGACCTGGTCGTCCGTGTCATCCGTGAGCTGATGCGCCGCAACCCGGGCCTGCCGCCCGAACGCGTCGACGAGGTCGCGATCGCGGCCACCACCCAGATCGGCGACCAGGGGCTGACCATCGGGCGGTCCGCCGCCGTGCTGGCCGGGCTGCCGAAGACCGTCCCCGGGTACGCCGTGGACCGCATGTGCGCGGGCGCGATGACCGCCGTCACGAACGTCGCCGGGGGCATCGCCTTCGGCGCCTACGACGTCGCCATCGCGGGCGGCGTGGAGCACATGGGCCGCCACCCGATGGGCGAAGGGGTGGACCCGAACCCCCGGTTTCTGTCGGAGAGCCTGGTGGACGGCTCGGCGCTGATCATGGGCATGACGGCGGAGAACCTGCACGACCGGTACCCCGAGATCACCAGGCGGCGCGCGGACGCCTACGCCGTGGCCTCGCAGGAGAAGGTCGCCAAGGCGTACGCCGACGGCAGGATCCAGCAGGACCTGGTGCCGACGGCGGCCCGCAAGGCCGCCGAGGGCTGGGGCCTGGCCACCGAGGACGAGCCGCCCAGGCCCGGCACCACCATGGAGGGCCTCGCCGGGCTGAAGACGCCGTTCCGCGCGCACGGCCGCGTCACGGCCGGCAACGCGGCGGGCCTCAACGACGGCGCCACCGGCTGCGTGGTCGCGGCGGCGGACGTCACGGCCGAGCTGGGCCTGACCGCCAAGATGCGCCTGGTCTCCTACGCCTTCGCCGGGGTGGACCCGGAGGTCATGGGCGTCGGCCCGATCCCGTCCACCGAGCGGGCGCTGCGCCTGGCGGGCCTCGGCATCGGCGACATCGGCCTGATCGAGATCAACGAGGCGTTCGCCGTGCAGGTGCTGGCCTTCCTCGGGCACTTCGGCATCGCCGACGACGACCCCCGGGTGAACCCCTACGGCGGCGCGATCGCGTTCGGCCACCCGCTCGCCTCGTCGGGCGTCCGCCTGATGACGCAGCTCGCCCGCCAGTTCGGCGAACGGCCCGACGTCCGGTACGGCATCACCACGATGTGCGTCGGCATGGGCATGGGCGGAACGGTCATCTGGGAGAACCCCGCCTGGGAGGGCGCCAAGTGA
- the rho gene encoding transcription termination factor Rho: MTVSTKAPTEAPIRPADRPDPPIRHVTGLVDVRDKTAFVRTGGYAPGAGDIRLSLPEVRRLGLRPGDLVTGTTRAPYTRLAGLLSVNGREPGHDRPHFADLTPVHPHDRLVLGDGSPITRLIDLVAPVGKGQRGLIVAPPKAGKTIVLKAIADAVAACHPDAHLMAVLVGERPEEVTDFRESVRGEVVASTFDRPEREHTALAELAVERAKRLVEQGADVVLLLDSLTRLGRAYNVIAPNGGRILTGGIDAQAVHLPKRLFGAARAVRGGGSLTIFATALAETGSRMDDNFYEEFKGTGNMELRLDRALAEHRLYPAVDVAASGTRREEILLAGEERALMWRLRRVLSGLDREQALRVLLDRLRETPSNAAFLRQVAAAAP; encoded by the coding sequence ATGACCGTGTCCACCAAGGCGCCCACTGAGGCACCCATCAGGCCCGCCGACCGCCCCGACCCCCCGATCCGGCACGTCACCGGCCTGGTCGACGTCCGCGACAAGACCGCCTTCGTCCGGACCGGCGGCTACGCCCCCGGCGCGGGCGACATCCGCCTCTCCCTGCCGGAGGTCCGGCGCCTGGGCCTGCGGCCCGGCGACCTGGTCACCGGCACCACGCGCGCCCCGTACACCCGGCTCGCCGGGCTGCTGTCCGTCAACGGGCGCGAGCCGGGGCACGACCGGCCGCACTTCGCCGACCTGACCCCGGTCCACCCCCACGACCGCCTGGTCCTGGGCGACGGCTCCCCGATCACCCGCCTGATCGACCTGGTCGCCCCCGTCGGCAAGGGGCAGCGCGGCCTGATCGTCGCGCCGCCCAAGGCCGGCAAGACCATCGTCCTCAAGGCCATCGCGGACGCCGTCGCGGCCTGCCACCCGGACGCCCACCTCATGGCCGTCCTGGTGGGCGAGCGGCCCGAGGAGGTCACCGACTTCCGCGAGTCCGTCCGCGGCGAGGTCGTCGCCTCCACCTTCGACCGTCCCGAGCGCGAGCACACCGCGCTTGCCGAGCTGGCCGTCGAGCGCGCCAAGCGCCTGGTCGAGCAGGGCGCGGACGTCGTCCTGCTGCTGGACTCCCTCACCCGCCTCGGCAGGGCGTACAACGTCATCGCGCCGAACGGCGGCAGGATTCTCACGGGCGGCATCGACGCGCAGGCCGTCCACCTGCCCAAACGCCTGTTCGGCGCCGCCCGCGCGGTTCGCGGGGGCGGCTCGCTGACCATCTTCGCGACCGCCCTCGCCGAGACCGGCTCGCGCATGGACGACAACTTCTACGAGGAGTTCAAGGGCACGGGCAACATGGAGCTGCGGCTCGACCGGGCCCTCGCCGAGCACCGGCTGTACCCGGCCGTCGACGTGGCGGCCTCCGGCACCCGGCGCGAGGAGATCCTGCTGGCCGGGGAGGAGCGTGCGCTGATGTGGCGGCTGCGCCGCGTGCTGTCCGGCCTCGACCGCGAGCAGGCGCTGCGCGTGCTGCTCGACCGGCTGCGCGAGACGCCGTCCAACGCCGCCTTCCTCCGCCAGGTGGCCGCCGCGGCCCCCTGA
- a CDS encoding NAD(P)-dependent oxidoreductase, with translation MRLTVIGATGGVGKEVVRQALDAGHQVAAVVRDPARLPISHSALDVVTADVTAPEALRPAMAGREAVISALGPRTRKDAGIAALALRSVIRAMETMDVRRLVVISAAPLGPTPEGEGFLHRAVLTPLIRRFLRDVYADLAVMEEEVRRSATEWTIVRPPRLTGKPLTGAYRRVIGGTVPHGYTISRADTAHAMLTALDDPATLKQAVGVAN, from the coding sequence ATGAGACTCACCGTCATAGGAGCGACCGGCGGGGTCGGCAAGGAGGTCGTCCGGCAGGCGCTGGACGCCGGGCACCAGGTCGCGGCCGTCGTCCGCGACCCGGCCCGGCTGCCCATCAGCCACTCGGCCCTCGACGTGGTGACCGCGGACGTCACCGCCCCCGAGGCGCTGCGGCCCGCGATGGCGGGACGCGAGGCCGTGATCTCCGCGCTCGGGCCGAGGACCAGGAAGGACGCGGGCATCGCCGCGCTCGCGCTGCGCTCGGTGATCCGCGCCATGGAGACCATGGACGTGCGGCGCCTCGTCGTCATCAGCGCCGCCCCCCTCGGCCCCACGCCCGAAGGCGAAGGATTCCTGCACCGGGCGGTGCTCACGCCGCTGATCCGCAGGTTCCTGCGGGACGTCTACGCCGACCTGGCGGTGATGGAGGAAGAGGTCCGGCGCAGCGCCACCGAATGGACGATCGTGCGCCCGCCCCGCCTGACCGGCAAGCCGCTCACCGGGGCCTACCGCCGGGTCATCGGGGGCACCGTGCCGCACGGTTACACGATCTCGCGGGCCGACACCGCGCACGCGATGCTCACCGCGCTCGACGACCCCGCCACGCTGAAGCAGGCCGTCGGCGTCGCCAACTGA